GTAAGGTTGTAATCAACACTAAAGGTTAACGGACATACAACGGAATAGCTCCTGCATCAAATTTCTCTCTTCAGAGTTGAAACGATCCTGCTCTTAACAGGCTTACATTCCTTTTCGTCTATATTGGAGAACGACAGACCAAGCTAAAACGGACAAGAGGAAATGAAAGTTGCCCCTTTCACTTCCCAGTTCTTGCGATATCTTAAAGATACAGTACCGTTTCCGATGGTCGGATTGCACCTGCATTCAAACttgtataaaattaattttaggtGGCGCGTTGAGCAGATACACCACCAGGGGTTTCCTAATGGAAAAAACCTTGCTATTACCCTGAATTATGAAACCCAGAAGAggataatttacatttataatttatctgatgctttcaTCCAAAACGATTtgcaattatgtctgaatacaactttagcaattgaaggttaaaggccttgctcaggtgccccaacagtggcaacctgctGGTGGTAGGACTTGAACTTGCAACCTTGCAATTACAAGTTGaataccttaagcactgagcatTTAGGCCCACAAACTAAGCCCTCACCAGCCTTTAGGGCATTTATGCCAAAATAAACAAGCGCATGACTGAAAGGTACTTCAAACTAAGTTGTGCTGCAATGTGTTGCAATCACTGAAGATACAATTTCAAAAGCATAAGAGCTGGTACAAAATCCTGAAGTAATTTTTAAACGAGACAGTTTCCAAAAAGACCTGTTAGGATATGCTATACAATTGTTTTACAAGTTAAGACAAATGAGTAGTGTTTTACCagatttattaaatgtaatactAATTCTAAATAGAGATACTACTATTAATTGTTGTCCTGAATATGGTCTTTttggtaataaataataaaaggtgGACATAAAAAAGCATAAGTTCTAGCAGATTTAATTAAGCTGTGCAAcaaattttttccccccaaaatagCATGAATACAATAAAACGTTTTACAGTGTCAGTAGTCACATTGAAttaacaaatatacacacacacgcatacatatgaatatatatatatatatatataaaaaaagggGTGGACTGTTCAGTTGAcaacatgcaggaaaaaaaaaacatttagcatCCATACAGAACTTGGTCTGccctcacatacactcatgctcACATTCGCTCAGGCTtcaaggcaaaaaaaaccccctaaAACTAAATAGGTCAGTCAATCATGTAGTCTCAACTGCTCCTGCCAATTACAACAGACTAGATTCCAGTAAGAAATTACTGGGCCACCAATAACTCAAATATATCAAGTTCTACCATTGCTGCAAATCTCAGAGAGATTCAACAGATGAAGGCTGAGGTCAAGTGTGTAATGTCTTCTCATAATTCTCAGTACAGCTGGCCTGGCCAGCCCATAAGCTGCTGTCTGGATATCCGGATGGGCTTTAACCAGTCCCTGCAGCAGCCTTCCTCATCATCTCCTCATCCTGTACAGAGAGTTCAGTAAGCTTGCGCCCCAGTCTCTCATGCAGGTCGAGGTACTTGGCAACACAGCGGTCCAGACACACTGCCTCGCCTTTTGAAAGTTCGGCTTCCTTGTAGTGAGGGGGCACGCATTTCCTGTGACATGCGCTGGTCATGCTGCAGGAGAAAGGAAGAAGgggataaataaacattttatacatacaCTATTAATCTCACGTTTCTTGGGTTTAAGCTACTTGACGTACTAGATGAAATGAATATCATACCAGACAGACCCCAGTCCTGTCACAGACACTAGTAAAGACCACTCCATTACTAACATCCACTGAGAGATTCAATCAAAAGGCACCGCATCCAAGCATATTACGTATCCGAGTTGTGAAGTTAGCCATTTTTTTGTGCACATACTCTACACAAGGGAACCTGAGAAACTTCTGTGACTCATGATTGTGTCAGACAGCTTataaaatacagagaaatgaaAACTACAGCTGACtttaaaaatttgaaaatgtgcaCCCGTCTCTCAAGCACATTtctatatagaaatatatatatatatatatatatatatataaaattttaatgaTTAATGAAAATGATCACTCAAGGACAACCAGTAACTTCTCATGTTCCATATTTTTGGTTTCTACCACTCCATATAATGAACCATAGCACCATGTTTAATAAGCTCTTGGTTGCATGCAAGGGCAATACCCTGGACTGCAGAAGTAGGTATTTTGCCGTATTTTAGACTACTACGATTATTGATGGAAGAGTTAGTTAGAAAGACTAGAAGCTACCTTGATTGCCACTTTGTTGTATTACTGGGAATGTGGTTTTGGTGAAGGTGGAAGCTGACTGACCTTTCTGTCATGCCTGACCTTCAAGATAactaaaacatacacaaatctTTTAACAGGTTTGTGTTTGATTGCCTTAAGCGTCTTACCAGGTTAACATCTCGTTAGTTACTAGCCATGACATCTACGTGGCATTTCCtaggaaatacaaacaaaatagcTATCGTTTAACCTTACCTGAACCAAAGTCCACCAACCGATCTAGTTACGTGTCATATGACGACATTCCAACTAATTAAACCAAAACTTAAAAATATTGCCCAAACCGTGTCCGATATCTTACGTTAGCTAGCCAGCCTACCTAGCTAGCATGATCACTTGCAGAAGATGGCAAACAGTGCATTTATCTTCCAAATACAAACCCCCCGAGCAGAAAATACTGCCATGTTAATGAAAGCTATTGTACCTAAACGCTgaatctagctagctacctaaccTTTGAGGTAACCTGCCGTTAACAAGTTAGTAACGCTGGCTGGCTGATAACCTTACCGGTTATACATGTCTGCCATCATCTCCACTTCGAGTTCCGCCGCCAGCTGCTGTGCTTTCATCGGATCCATCCTGACGACTTAACGTTTTCAACTAGCCCGTAGAAACCTCACAACGAAGAGTTTAAACAGAAGGGTTCCGTTTAACAACGAACCCTGGCAGCAACGATTAACCTTCAGTGAACAGAACACACGTGGTAGCCCCCGCTTCCAAATATTACTTCCGGGGTCAACATAGCTTCTCCTTTTATGGTTGCTGTCGGTAGCTAGATACTGAAAATCAAGCACTGGACTATtcatattgtatattttgtaaaatatgcaTTCATTCCCTATTATGTCAGTACTATTTTAACAGCAAAGTTTGGCTTTTCTTAATggcaaagagaaaagaaaaataacagtaCTTCCTGATTCCGGAATACAAAACCCAACACCCGAACTAAGGTTTTCCAACATCTAAAAAAAGTCCTCAAATATGCATAATCAAAAGgacaatgaaatattcataatttaacacaagtgctttttgtgtgtataacagACAGTAACAACTCAGGAaaccttaaaagaaaaaaagaaaaaaacaaacaaaaaaaacccccaccctGGTTCTGATTGTGTTAGTACAAAGGGGAAAAGACTCAGATACCCCAGCCttgcaaaagcaaacaaggtTCAATTTGTCTCATCTCCAGTCACATcaacctcttcctcctctcccaaGTCATCCTCTGTGTCCTCATCCAGAATGGTGGTGAAGGGTTGGCTAATCGATGAATGAGGCAGAACACTGGGAAAGCCCCATACGTCATCCACAACTacctcttcatcttcatcacagTCCCAGTTCTCTGTTGACTCAAACTTCACTCTAGCTGCAGACACTGATGAAGGATCCATTGTATTCACTGGGGGGTTGCTTGGAGCAGCCTGCTCAGGCTCCTCTACAAGCTGGACGGAAAGATCTTCTACGCTTGTGCTTGTTGGTGTCTGTGTTAAAGCTTTAAAAGACAAACCAGAAAATCTTTCATGGCTATTTACTATACAAGGACAAGGTTGGTGTTTCTAATAGGTGTTTTTAGGCTGGCTTTAGACAGTGAACATTCATGAAAGTAAATTTAACAAGTTGCATAATGAAAAAGGATCCTGCAACTCAAACTCATCCACAGCATCCATCTCAATATCTTGGAACATGAAAAACACCTTGACTTTGTGAAAGGTAGTAGTTTCTCATTTTGCAAGTTATCATGACAACACAAATGTATTTCCCAAAGCTAATGCTTCTATAATCAGTTGTAAAGTTAAATGTTAGTAGCTGTTTAAGCAGATGCTTGTGTCAGAACTTACTCTGAGCCTGATGCAGCTGGGAGctacattattcaatattatCTTTGTTGACACGCCCTCATTTTACACAAAGCAAAAGCTCCTTTGAGATCTAAAGGATAGAAATTATTACAGAAAGGGAAGTGTGCTCCTCAATGaagtatgtttaaaaatgaacatttttttttactaaaggTGTAAGAAAAACAGCAATGAAGGCTGGAAAATTGCATACAAATGCAGCAAATATAAATGTCAGATTAGTTTATGTGGGGAGAACAACgatgcataaaaataaatgttaatttggCTAAATAGTGAAATATTTGGCCAGAAACTGTTTTTGAACTGTTTAACTGTCAAGTTGAACCGAATTGTTGCATACAGTTCTCAATATGCAACTATATGCATAAAAAGTTTCACTGTAACACCAGCCttagtttaaaaacattaaagcatAGTCCtgatcaaattaaaaaatatcctCTTCCTGCAAATTGTACATTTACTTTATCTTGGTCATAAGACTACATGTTGTACACAGCTGTGCTTTGCAGTGCTGCCATTCACTAAGTAGCGCATCTTCAACGGGACaggtgtattatttatttaaagttatgtattatgttattaaattatat
This region of Electrophorus electricus isolate fEleEle1 chromosome 11, fEleEle1.pri, whole genome shotgun sequence genomic DNA includes:
- the timm10 gene encoding mitochondrial import inner membrane translocase subunit Tim10 — its product is MDPMKAQQLAAELEVEMMADMYNRMTSACHRKCVPPHYKEAELSKGEAVCLDRCVAKYLDLHERLGRKLTELSVQDEEMMRKAAAGTG